The Athalia rosae chromosome 7, iyAthRosa1.1, whole genome shotgun sequence genome window below encodes:
- the LOC105693259 gene encoding 39S ribosomal protein L35, mitochondrial isoform X1, translated as MLRIVAPILRAAGTAHAVATSAKNLNLTKLSSFANFGATQSRCFSVLAPYIHTRNNTISSVQSTLLSEPFTKRILPAALQPLQTPVRTVTKFSLKKGKRKTVKAVVERFFRLHWGGWIRVRAGRHKRLWKKSPALRRRLRQHVFVNATQATLLDKMVTQFWRREKHYIDDPYAPYHTREEFVFTRKKPALE; from the exons ATGTTGCGCATTGTTGCTCCGATATTGCGAG CAGCCGGAACGGCGCACGCAGTTGCCACAAGCGCGAAAAATTTAAACCTTACTAAGCTAAGCAGCTTTGCAAATTTTGGGGCAACGCAATCCAGGTGTTTCAGTGTACTTGCACCTTATATTCACACTCGCAATAACACCATTTCCTCTGTACAGTCAACGCTTCTGAG CGAACCATTCACCAAAAGGATCTTACCTGCCGCTCTCCAACCCCTTCAAACTCCAGTTAGAACAGTGACGAAGTTTTCACtcaagaaaggaaaaaggaaaactgtGAAAGCTGTTGTGGAACGATTCTTCAGACTCCACTG GGGTGGTTGGATCCGAGTCAGAGCGGGGCGTCACAAAAGACTGTGGAAGAAATCGCCGGCATTGAGAAGACGATTGAGGCAGCATGTCTTTGTAAACGCGACACAGGCTACATTATTGGATAAAATGGTAACTCAATTTTggcggagagaaaaacactACATAGACGATCCCTATGCCCCATATCACACACGGGAAGAATTTGTTTTCACCAGGAAAAAGCCTGCGCTGGAATAA
- the LOC105693259 gene encoding 39S ribosomal protein L35, mitochondrial isoform X2: MLRIVAPILRAGTAHAVATSAKNLNLTKLSSFANFGATQSRCFSVLAPYIHTRNNTISSVQSTLLSEPFTKRILPAALQPLQTPVRTVTKFSLKKGKRKTVKAVVERFFRLHWGGWIRVRAGRHKRLWKKSPALRRRLRQHVFVNATQATLLDKMVTQFWRREKHYIDDPYAPYHTREEFVFTRKKPALE; the protein is encoded by the exons ATGTTGCGCATTGTTGCTCCGATATTGCGAG CCGGAACGGCGCACGCAGTTGCCACAAGCGCGAAAAATTTAAACCTTACTAAGCTAAGCAGCTTTGCAAATTTTGGGGCAACGCAATCCAGGTGTTTCAGTGTACTTGCACCTTATATTCACACTCGCAATAACACCATTTCCTCTGTACAGTCAACGCTTCTGAG CGAACCATTCACCAAAAGGATCTTACCTGCCGCTCTCCAACCCCTTCAAACTCCAGTTAGAACAGTGACGAAGTTTTCACtcaagaaaggaaaaaggaaaactgtGAAAGCTGTTGTGGAACGATTCTTCAGACTCCACTG GGGTGGTTGGATCCGAGTCAGAGCGGGGCGTCACAAAAGACTGTGGAAGAAATCGCCGGCATTGAGAAGACGATTGAGGCAGCATGTCTTTGTAAACGCGACACAGGCTACATTATTGGATAAAATGGTAACTCAATTTTggcggagagaaaaacactACATAGACGATCCCTATGCCCCATATCACACACGGGAAGAATTTGTTTTCACCAGGAAAAAGCCTGCGCTGGAATAA